tctgatgaggagctcagggccaacctggaacgccgaggcatgcatttcgtccggcgagtccagcgcggccccaaagactgtcgcatcgacaccggggcctctatcctcgccttcgaggcggacgttctcccggagaaggtaaaggtgatgtgataccggtgtgacgtgcgaccttacgtcccgcctcctatgcgctgttttaggtgtttgcactttcggcacatgtcgtcacggtgtgaggctgagcccctttgtggcgattgtggacgccCTCtacgtgaggaacatacatgcaccccaccacctcggtgcgttaattatcctggcgtccactcgcctagatcctcagactgccccgcatatcaggagaagaagatacaagaaatcaaaactttggatcggctctcttattctgaggcccggaagaagtacgaccgcctccatcccgtgtcattgaccacttcgttcgcctcagttgtgtccactccttccgcggtatcctcacccctatcccgtCCCCCCTCCGCCACCtccacccatcagggggctctgcctccgcctccccaatccctcccttccaaatcctcctcccccgtggcccccaccccctcctcccccgtggcccctacCCCCTccgccccaggggccacccttcctcctcctccttctcctcctcctccttctcctcctcctccttctcctcctcctccttctcctcctcctccttctcctcctcctcctccttctcctcctcctccttctcctcctcctccttctcctcctcctcctcctccttctcctcctcctccttctcctcctcctcctcctccttctcctcctcctccttctcctcctcctccttctcctcctcctccttctcctcctcctccttctcctcctcctccttctcctcctcctccttctcctcctcctccttctcctcctcctccttctcctcctcctccttctcctcctcctccttctcctcctcctccttctcctcctcctccttctccttctcctcctcctccttctcctcctcctccttctcctcctcctccttctcctcctcctccttctcctcctcctccttctcctcctcctccttctcctcctccttctcctcctcctcctcctcctccttctcctcctccttctcctcctcctcctcctcctcctcctcctcctccttctgctcCTCCTTCTGCTCCTCCTTctgctcctccttctcctcctccttctcctcctccttctcctcctccttctcctcctccttctcctcctccttctcctcctccttctcctcctccttctcctcctccttctcctcctccttctcctcctccttctcctcctccttctcctcctccttctcctcctccttctcctcctccttctcctcctccttctcctcctccttctcctcctccttctcctcctccttctcctcctccttctcctcctccttctcctcctccttctcctcctcctcctcctccttctcctcctccccctcctcctccttctcctcctccccctcctcctccccctcctcctccccctcctcctcctcctcctccttctcctcctcctccttctcttcctcctccttctcttcctcctccttctcctcctcctcctccttctcctcctcctcctccttctcctcctcctcctccttctcctcctcctcctccttctcctcctcctcctccttctcctcctcctcctccttctcctcctcctcctccttctcctcctcctcctccttctcctcctcctcctccttctcctcctcctcctccttctcctcctcctcctccttctcctcctcctcctccttctcctcctcctcctccttctcctcctcctcctccttctcctcctcctcctccttctcctcctccttctcctcctcctcctcctccttctcctcctcctcctcctccttctcctcctcctcctcctccttctcctcctcctcctccttctcctcctcctcctccttctcctcctcctcctccttctcctcctcctcctccttctcctcctcctcctccttctcctcctcctcctccttctcctcctcctcctccttctcctcctcctcctccttctcctcctcctcctccttctcctcctcctcctccttctcctcctcctcctccttctcctcctccttctcctcctcctcctccttctcctcctcctcctccttctcctcctcctcctccttctcctcctcctcctcctccttctcctcctcctcctccttctcctcctcctcctccttctcctcctcctcctccttctcctcctcctccttctcctcctcctcctccttctcctcctccttctccttctcctcctcctcctcctcctcccccccccccacgccacctgagaag
This portion of the Schistocerca serialis cubense isolate TAMUIC-IGC-003099 chromosome 3, iqSchSeri2.2, whole genome shotgun sequence genome encodes:
- the LOC126471154 gene encoding cilia- and flagella-associated protein 251-like, which encodes KEEEEEKEEEEEEKEEEEEKEEEEEKEEEEEKEEEKEEEEEKEEEEEKEEEEEKEEEEEKEEEEEKEEEEEKEEEEEKEEEEEKEEEEEKEEEEEKEEEEEKEEEEEEKEEEEEEKEEEEEEKEEEKEEEEEKEEEEEKEEEEEKEEEEEKEEEEEKEEEEEKEEEEEKEEEEEKEEEEEKEEEEEKEEEEEKEEEEEKEEEEEKEEEEEKEEEEEKEEEEKEEEEKEEEEKEEEEEEGEEEGEEEGEEEKEEEGEEEKEEEEEEKEEEKEEEKEEEKEEEKEEEKEEEKEEEKEEEKEEEKEEEKEEEKEEEKEEEKEEEKEEEKEEEKEEEKEEEKEEEKEEEKEEEKEEQKEEQKEECDNSWWKLVHEGIFDVIVVSNLRDFEVVDYLHDQYS